A genome region from Gadus macrocephalus chromosome 15, ASM3116895v1 includes the following:
- the rtkn2 gene encoding rhotekin-2 isoform X2, producing MWKDSDHFNNRGSSRRVAVFCVMQIGFEVFDTEMVVVDRSATDVCFKGVTIFNEAVPQFELKVELWSCAVEDDSTILANTPKKLAKKLRSSMGKASGKKFCPLLDSSDPGSFLHSHPIPPGTKYSLLAYTTLCLSEAEGSFQSHSLVVLQDADWSSWLPLYGNLCCRLVAQPHCMTQATMSGHLNQQQCVEGVLRCCSMYCVLSAGSLDCYFSPEEITAKVEPSQQIAVNKNTRIRVTEKDSSGRRSNSLTIINPSPGGSESALFTMEGREELEDWVDAFHQHFYDQSEWLHCCDRLMEMEVETPPKPALFLTKQADSVYNDLSINSPRKFESITDIIHSQIEKSDGHFLIGQEEEERGAPNWSTLFDGSRPVVVQKSVMSPSKSSTPFTSPAPGGGSTPAPGGGSTPNSTKKRRAPPPPSPCDPPPARPARPPLPASIRPIPARPPPSAPSREKENALQRPAPRSKTGRPSLDAKFSAIIQQLQRSHPAGGGGAAALSRKNAPLGHLDVQPHGASHPQDPHARAPDRDDPRSGPLTADLRLGPVPAPRSKARKSFREKMNPKGW from the exons ATGTGGAAAGATTCAGACCACTTCAATAACAGAGGAA GTTCTCGCCGGGTGGCGGTGTTCTGTGTGATGCAGATCGGTTTTGAGGTGTTTGACACGGAGATGGTGGTGGTCGACCGGTCAGCCACTGACGTCTGCTTCAAGGGAGTCACCATCTT CAACGAGGCAGTACCCCAGTTTGAACTGAAGGTGGAGCTGTGGAGCTGCGCGGTGGAGGACGACAGCACAATTCTCGCAAACACGCCAAAGAAACTGGCCAAGAAGCTGCGCAGCTCAATGGGAAAGGCTTCTGGGAAAAAATTCTGCCCTCTCCTGGACAGTTCTGACCCTGGCAGCTTCCTACATTCGCATCCAATACCCCC tggGACTAAGTACAGCCTGCTGGCCTACACCACCTTGTGTCTGTCTGAGGCCGAGGGCAGCTTCCAGTCCCACTCGCTGGTGGTGCTGCAGGATG CTGATTGGTCCTCGTGGCTGCCACTCTATGGGAACCTCTGCTGTCGATTGGTTGCTCAGCCTCACTGTATGACGCAGGCCACTATGAGTGGACACCTCAACCAACAG CAGTGTGTGGAGGGGGTGTTGCGCTGCTGCAGCATGTACTGTGTGCTCAGCGCCGGCTCTCTAGACTGCTACTTCAGCCCGGAGGAAATCACAGCCAAAGTAGAGCCTTCCCAGCAAATAGCCGTCAATAAG AACACGCGCATCCGTGTGACGGAGAAGGACTCGTCGGGTCGGAGGTCAAACAGTCTGACCATCATCAACCCCTCGCCGGGGGGTTCTGAGTCGGCCCTCTTCACCATGGAGGGccgggaggagctggaggactgGGTCGATGCCTTCCACCAACACTTCTACGACCAGA GCGAGTGGCTGCACTGCTGTGACCGGctgatggagatggaggtggagacccCGCCCAAACCAGCACTCTTCCTCACCAAACAGGCGGACTCTGTTTACAACGATCTCA GTATAAACTCGCCACGCAAGTTTGAGAGCATCACAGACATCATCCACAGCCAGATTGAGAAGTCAGACGGCCACTTTCTCAttggtcaggaggaggaggaaaggggagcCCCTAATTGGTCGACCCTATTCGACGGGTCCCGCCCCGTGGTGGTCCAGAAGAGCGTCATGTCACCCAGCAAAAGCTCCACCCCCtttaccagccccgcccccggcggcggctccacccccgcccccggTGGTGGCTCCACCCCCAACAGCACCAAGAAGCGccgggcccctccccctccctcgcccTGCGACCCCCCGCCCGCTCGCCCGgcacgcccccccctccccgcctccaTCCGCCCCATCCCAGCCCGTCCTCCTCCCTCGGCCCCcagcagggagaaggagaacgCGTTGCAGCGCCCCGCCCCGAGGTCAAAGACGGGACGGCCGTCGCTGGACGCCAAGTTCTCCGCCATCATCCAGCAGCTCCAGAGGAGCCACCCcgccggggggggaggggccgcggcCCTGAGTCGGAAGAATGCCCCCCTGGGACACCTCGACGTGCAGCCCCACGGCGCCAGTCACCCCCAGGACCCTCACGCCCGGGCCCCCGACAGAGACGACCCCCGGTCCGGGCCCCTGACGGCGGACCTCAGGCTGGGCCCCGTGCCGGCCCCAAGGAGCAAAGCGAGGAAGTCTTTCCGGGAGAAGATGAACCCCAAGGGCTGGTGA